One Manduca sexta isolate Smith_Timp_Sample1 chromosome 26, JHU_Msex_v1.0, whole genome shotgun sequence genomic region harbors:
- the LOC115450831 gene encoding bifunctional peptidase and arginyl-hydroxylase JMJD5 produces MVTCPDIRSKLENFTPIVTSAMSEVSELDIGCKTLLFNYIEKRSVNPSDIISIQAVIDYMHEKINIGNWKEVRIFLRKTITIASFFKLTCYLENCSELSERVFRECFKIIDFGILFGCPIDKEPTLLQKCAEIINTLCPSLDNSLIEAPNIEQSTVRENNNSNTTPIPVIDCPSMELFYKNYILKEEPVILDNCMKHWPALSKWKDQNYFMKLAGMRTVSIEIGNKYTDSDWTQKLMTIGDFIKNHICHENGPTGYLAQYQLFDHIPELKKDIVVPEYCCFSDSEDPVDIMAWYGPKGTISPIHHDPKKNLLSQVIGEKQLFLFSPQDSEYLYPHDHQLLNNTARIDPRQPDLDIYPKYKHAKPYYCVLKPGQMLYIPPKWWHFVESLSLSFSVSFWWE; encoded by the coding sequence ATGGTTACATGCCCAGACATTCGCTCTAAATTAGAAAACTTTACACCAATTGTGACCTCAGCAATGAGTGAAGTGTCGGAACTTGATATTGGTTGTAAGACTTTGCTTTTCAATTATATTGAAAAGCGATCTGTCAATCCGTctgatattataagtatacaAGCCGTTATTGACTACATGCACGAGAAAATTAACATTGGAAATTGGAAAGaagttagaatatttttaaggaaAACAATAACCATTGCCTCATTTTTCAAACTCACttgttatttagaaaattgTAGTGAATTGTCTGAACGTGTGTTTAGAGAATgctttaaaattatagatttcGGTATATTATTCGGATGCCCAATTGATAAAGAACCaaccttattacaaaaatgtgCAGAGataattaatactttatgtCCATCACTTGACAATAGTCTTATTGAAGCTCCGAATATAGAGCAAAGTACAGTGAGAGAAAACAATAATAGCAACACTACTCCTATTCCGGTCATTGACTGTCCAAGCAtggaactattttataaaaactatatattaaaagaaGAACCAGTCATTTTAGATAATTGTATGAAGCACTGGCCAGCATTATCAAAATGGAAAGACCAGAACTACTTCATGAAACTTGCAGGAATGAGGACAGTTTCCATTGAAATAGGTAACAAATACACAGACTCAGATTGGACACAAAAATTAATGACGATtggtgattttattaaaaatcatatatgTCATGAAAATGGGCCAACCGGCTACTTAGCTCAGTATCAACTATTTGATCATATCCCAGAGTTAAAGAAGGATATAGTGGTTCCTGAATATTGTTGCTTTTCAGACAGTGAGGATCCTGTAGACATCATGGCTTGGTATGGACCGAAAGGAACCATATCTCCAATACACCATGATCCAAAGAAAAATTTACTGTCACAGGTAATAGGGgaaaaacagttatttttattttctcctcaAGATTCTGAGTATCTGTATCCACATGACCATCAATTGCTGAATAACACAGCAAGAATAGACCCAAGACAGCCTGACTTGGACATCTACCCCAAATATAAGCATGCCAAGCCATATTATTGTGTATTGAAACCTGGACAAATGTTGTACATACCCCCAAAGTGGTGGCACTTTGTTGAATCTTTATCATTAAGTTTTTCAGTTAGTTTTTGGTgggaataa